The following are from one region of the Nicotiana tomentosiformis chromosome 7, ASM39032v3, whole genome shotgun sequence genome:
- the LOC104086910 gene encoding cytochrome P450 76A2-like translates to MEWEWSYVVWSTIILVPTLIIVFSKRRSCSYNLPPGPPGLPIFGNMFNLGTLPYQTIASFKHKYGPIVWFNIGSVKTMSILSAKTAAEFFKNHDFAFAERKIMDTMLVHDYNKGSLAIAPYGTYWRVLRRICTVEMFVNKRINATVHIRQKCVDDMLQWIEEEANVVEIKGSGIEVTRFVFLSTFNMLGNLMFSRDLVHPGSKKASEFFTAMMRIMEWSGNPNVSDIFPCLRRFDLQGLKKKMHREMGKALEIASTFVKERIKEREDGGEKKKDFLDVLLDFEGSGKDEPAKLTEHQINIFILEMFLAGSETTSSSVEWTLTELLCHPEAMAKVKAEISEIVGKNRKLEESDIDNLPYMQAVIKEALRLHPPLPFLVPRRAIHDTKFMGYDIPENTQVFVNVWSIGRDPEYWDDPLDFKPERFLNSKIDFKGQCFEFLPFGAGRRMCVGLPLGNRMLHLVLGSLLHEFDWELPETITPKSMDMKERMGMTVRKFQPLKAVPRKTSA, encoded by the exons ATGGAGTGGGAATGGAGCTATGTAGTTTGGTCTACAATTATCTTAGTACCAACTCTAATCATAGTATTCTCCAAAAGAAGGTCTTGTTCTTACAATTTGCCTCCAGGACCACCTGGATTGCCTATTTTTGGCAACATGTTTAATCTTGGAACATTACCATATCAAACAATAGCAAGTTTTAAACACAAATATGGTCCTATTGTATGGTTCAATATTGGCTCAGTTAAAACCATGTCAATTTTGTCAGCCAAAACAGCTGCTGAGTTTTTCAAGAATCATGATTTCGCTTTTGCTGAGCGAAAAATTATGGACACCATGTTGGTACATGATTACAACAAAGGGTCCTTAGCTATAGCCCCATATGGCACGTATTGGCGCGTGCTAAGACGGATATGTACTGTGGAAATGTTTGTTAACAAAAGGATCAATGCAACAGTACATATCAGGCAAAAATGTGTCGATGATATGCTTCAATGGATTGAAGAAGAGGCGAATGTTGTGGAAATTAAAGGAAGTGGGATTGAGGTAACGCGTTTTGTGTTTCTTTCAACGTTTAATATGCTAGGGAATTTGATGTTTTCGCGCGATTTAGTACATCCAGGGTCCAAAAAGGCCTCCGAGTTCTTTACTGCCATGATGAGGATTATGGAATGGTCGGGTAATCCGAATGTCTCAGACATTTTTCCATGTCTTAGGAGGTTTGATTTACAAGGCTTAAAGAAGAAGATGCATCGCGAAATGGGAAAAGCTCTGGAAATCGCCTCTACATTCGTCAAGGAACGAATAAAGGAGCGAGAAGATGGTGGCGAAAAGAAGAAAGATTTTTTGGATGTGTTGCTTGATTTTGAGGGTAGTGGAAAAGATGAACCAGCTAAGTTAACAGAACATCAGATCAACATATTCATATTG GAAATGTTTTTAGCCGGTTCAGAGACGACTAGTAGCAGCGTGGAATGGACATTGACTGAACTCCTATGCCACCCTGAAGCAATGGCCAAAGTAAAAGCAGAGATCTCTGAGATAGTAGGAAAGAACAGGAAGTTAGAAGAAAGCGACATTgacaatcttccttatatgcaAGCTGTGATCAAAGAAGCGCTACGATTACATCCTCCTCTTCCTTTCTTAGTGCCAAGAAGAGCAATACATGACACCAAATTCATGGGATATGACATACCAGAAAACACTCAAGTGTTCGTTAACGTTTGGTCAATTGGAAGAGATCCTGAATATTGGGACGACCCTTTGGATTTCAAGCCCGAGAGGTTTCTTAACTCAAAGATTGATTTCAAGGGACAATGTTTTGAGTTTTTACCATTTGGTGCTGGTAGAAGGATGTGTGTAGGACTTCCTTTAGGTAATCGCATGTTACACCTTGTTTTGGGCTCATTGCTTCATGAATTTGATTGGGAACTTCCTGAAACTATCACTCCTAAATCAATGGATATGAAGGAGAGAATGGGAATGACAGTGAGAAAATTCCAACCTTTGAAAGCAGTACCAAGAAAAACATCTGCTTAA
- the LOC104086911 gene encoding heterodimeric geranylgeranyl pyrophosphate synthase small subunit, chloroplastic-like, with product MVFSMVMSCSPHLCLPRSHMVMQKTIRCSSSVSTASESIQFDLKNYWTTLIRDINQKLDEAVPVKYPNQIYEAMRYSVLAKGAKRSPPIMCVAACELFGGNRLAAFPTACALEMVHAASLIHDDLPCMDDDPTRRGLPANHTVFGVDMAILAGDALFPLGFQHIVSHTPSDLVPEDRVLRVITEIARAVGSTGMAAGQFLDLEGGPNAVDSVQEKKYGEMGECSAVCGGLLAGASDEEIQHLRRYGRAVGVLYRVVDDILEAKETEDKSGGKKKKGKSYVSLYGIEKAKKIAEDLRAQAKRELDGLAKYGDKVIPLYSFVDYAADRGFSLDN from the exons ATGGTATTCTCTATGGTGATGAGTTGTTCACCTCATCTCTGTCTTCCTAGGAGCCACATGGTTATGCAGAAAACAATCCGGTGCTCTTCTTCCGTTTCGACAGCGTCTGAGTCCATCCAGTTTGATCTTAAGAATTATTGGACAACTCTAATTCGTGATATCAACCAGAAGCTTGATGAGGCGGTCCCAGTTAAGTACCCAAATCAGATTTATGAGGCCATGCGCTACTCCGTTCTGGCTAAGGGTGCTAAAAGGTCCCCACCTATCATGTGTGTTGCCGCTTGTGAGCTTTTTGGTGGAAATCGCCTTGCTGCCTTTCCCACTGCCTGCGCCTTAGAGATG GTTCATGCTGCTTCATTGATTCATGATGATCTGCCTTGCATGGATGATGACCCAACTCGACGAGGGCTGCCTGCAAACCACACAGTTTTTGGTGTAGATATGGCAATATTGGCCGGGGATGCTTTGTTCCCTCTTGGGTTCCAGCATATTGTGTCTCACACTCCAAGTGATCTCGTTCCCGAGGATCGAGTCCTCAGGGTCATTACAGAGATTGCTCGAGCTGTGGGGTCCACTGGCATGGCTGCCGGTCAATTCCTTGACCTTGAGGGTGGACCAAATGCTGTTGACTCTGTCCAAGAAAAGAAATATGGTGAAATGGGTGAGTGCTCTGCCGTTTGTGGGGGTCTCTTGGCTGGTGCTTCGGATGAGGAGATCCAACATCTGAGAAGATACGGTCGAGCAGTTGGTGTCTTATATCGGGTTGTTGACGATATATTGGAAGCAAAGGAGACCGAGGACAAAAGTGGGGGGAAGAAAAAGAAAGGCAAAAGCTATGTTAGTCTTTACGGCATTGAGAAGGCTAAGAAAATTGCTGAGGATCTTAGAGCACAGGCTAAGAGAGAGTTAGATGGTTTGGCGAAGTATGGTGATAAAGTCATTCCACTTTACAGTTTTGTAGATTATGCTGCAGATAGAGGTTTTAGCCTTGATAACTAA